The Brassica napus cultivar Da-Ae chromosome C1, Da-Ae, whole genome shotgun sequence DNA segment ATCTTTAGTTTCCGCAATATAAAGTGTCTATTTATATGCATGCgcatacttatttttttttaaaacaaattctcAAAACACTGTAATGCTTCCATTTCAAAActaagtttttgttttaaaatatataactataaattatgtaataattcTAGCTACGTCATTCACATCATTtacaaattgtaaaaatatattgtcataaataaaagctatgaatacttatatataataagaaatttaaaatgctttttgcttctttttttaattttattttttcttttttggaaatTATGATGCTAATTATCATACTTTTTTTCTCTCAAATCTTGTTTTTGATGTCCACGAAAATGCTCAGACTTGAGGAGATTGAATAAAAATGGGAATCAAATGTTTAGTAGTATGAGATGTGGCTCTCTAGTTAAGTATATGCtttaacaataataatatttgaCAAAAATCTTAAATTAATCTGATATATCTTAAATATGTCATTATGTCCTACATATGCAAAATCGgttcaacaaaaccaaaaacaaaaataagtgaGTGGTAGTGACTGGTAGGGCCATATGGTGGATTTGTTGATGGTGATGGTGCCTTTGACTTTATTCTAATGAATCTATTGACCACTTTGCTTTTCtatgttttggtttattttgattCCCTCTTTTAATTTGTGTAATTTTGTCATATTATTTAATTTGGAAATGGTATATTCTTAAAAGCATGGCTGCTTTGTCGGACACATGTGAGTCGGAAATGTAGTTAATAACACATCCACAAACACATAATAAAGTCAATCAAGTGAACACTGGCATTGAAAATTTCTCCATGTTACATATACGATCAATGTTGAAAAAGTAGTATAGCGTTTTTTGTTCAAGAGCTTCAGTTCAAAATAATAATGCTTTAAAAGGACTTACGGTCGGACCGGCAAACTCCACAGCCAAGTTTCTAATGCAATTCAGTTACAAAAGCTAAGACACGCTTATTGGAATCATTTAAAACTTAGGAAAACCCTTACGTCCGTACTATATTTGAGATAGTTATCGTACAAAAAAAaccattttatataaataagtagGGGTATAGccctgggacggatccggatatccggaaaatttagggtatccggatccggatctggattcgtcggatccgtggatttagtatccggatccgaattcgtggtttccggatatccggatttcggatatccgtctcgatattctattatccgcggatatccggatccgaatccgtcaaaataattaaaaataatttttttaacaaaaaaatactaatttttttaatataatacataaattaaatatttataaatatatttatatatgtttattatattgtaaaaactaaaatataatattataatattataagattaattcatgtataaatactaatatatcaaatataaatattaggaaaatttaaaaatttaatgtattttaaaaatacggatccggatccggatccgaatatccggacctaaaaattaagatatccggatccggatccgaatatccggacctaaaaattaagatatccggatccggattcggttcgCACGGATCcgagattttactatccggattcggatccgagcaccccggatatcctattttcggagcggatccggagcggatctcggatcgaatccggatctcggataataagtcccaGACCTAGGGGTGGACACTGATACTCAATATTCGGCTTGTACGTGCTACTCGTCTTGTACTGGTCCGTAAAATGAAGTATTTGAAACGATCAAGCCAACTATCAATTACTGTGGATGAATAACTTGCAAGCACAAGTCCAATAtcaaatgtttaaaaaattaacttcTGGTTACTTGGATTTGTTACTCGTTCATAAATTTTCTTTTGCGCAACATTGGCATAAGTTTTTAGTCTCAAAATCTTGGTccacttaattttttaattagttgaccataattttttttgcttggCTGATACACACTGTTTGCCATTTTTCTCTGTAAAGTCAAGTACTCAACATTATCAGATCGGTAATAAACCAACAAATCTTATTATTTTCTAGTATAATTGAAGCATCAAATGTTTTTATATCTTTTCACCTATCTCCTTACTTGCCCTATTACATATTATTCGCTACTCGTTctaaaaaattcttgttatccgttaaaaagttattatatgttaaaaatattttatttttacttatattgtaactgaaaacagataaaaaaaatatagcaaaATCAATATACTTCTTTTTGTATAtagttgtaattttatattagtTACTCACAagtaaaaaataacttaaattttttttatctacattgtaactgaaaacagataaaaatattagatttgataaaacaaagtccattgataaaaaaaagataacaaaattaatataattctttttgtatgtagttgtatttttattttagttactcgcaattaataaataacttaaaaacaaGTATTTGATTTTGGCAAGTAATAAGCGGAATCAACAAATttgcaaatataaaattttccgTCGAGTACTTGATATAGCAAGTCTTTTATCAAGTACCAAGTCCAAGTTCTAAATACAATTACTTGAACGAGTTAAACCAAGTACCAAACCTAAAAAAATAGCAAGTATTTACTTGAACGAGTTAATAAGGGTGATTCTATATTTGCAGGGATAGTTGAAGATTTTGGATTTGTGAGTGTGACTGACATCATCTTATGCTTAGGATGTAAACgtgtattatatgttttgaaATCTTAACATTATGCATATATGGTCAAACATGCATAGAATcctatttacattttatattcgACTTTAAAAGAGGGGGAGAAAAGTCAATTAAGAATATCTTTTGTCAAATCATTAGTGTGCTTTAAGAAATTTTTACAACTACAGACACTTtactttatgaatttttatttacacTTTAAGACACATTGAACTTGTCACACACATTTTGTGTGTCTAAAGACTCCAATACCCTTATTGTCTCTCTTTTTACATTCTCTCTCGTTACCTCTTTTTTGATAActaatcaataatatttttttttataataaaatctcaCAAACTACAATCCTCTCGTCGATGAAATCCGTAATCTTCTTGTCCATGAAATCCCTAACACCACCGATGAAGCCTTTCTCTCTATCGTCGATGGAGCCAAATCCCTAACCCAATCAATGGAACTCCGGAGGAGAAAGAAGGTCTTGTATCTTAGATCTGTAAATTCTCTGACTTTTGTGGTGATTCCGGTAACTCGAGATGTCATGATGCGATGAGTGAGGAACAAGTCTGTCCATGGAAAGAGAAAGATAATGGAGAAGATGAGTTTGAGGAGAAACGGGATGGATTGTGGATTCAAACTCGGGCATGGTGGTGGTGAGTGAGGAACGAGTCGGTCCATGGAGAAGAAATGTTATGTTTACTGGATAGATCGAGCGACATTGAGTACAGTCGTTTTATGTGGAGTTGGTAGAGAGCGACAAGAAGCATAGGTGGTGGTCAGGAACGTTGGTTTGAGAGAGATTTCCATTGGTAGGAAATTGAAAGCTTTGATCTTTATGGTTGATTTATATTATCCATACTTCAAAGTAAAAGTCCAAAGTCTTTCTCCAACACCAATCTCTTGTTTCAGTTAAAGTTTCctccttttatttttgtttttgtttttgtgatgatgattttttttgcaaCAGAGGTTATGGATGTGGATGGCCACCATGAAAAATTATGTCGCTTTTCAGCTACTCTCCTCCCTCCGTCATGCAACCAACTCTTCTTCTCAAGTCGCCTCTTCACCGTGGTCACCTCATCTCAGATTGCCGTCTTAGCTTCCAATGCGGTGAGTTTTCACGCCGTGCTCAGCTCCTCCTTCGTGTTGTGCTTTCAGCTCGTGCTCGCCGTCTCCGTGCACCGTAACAGACTTGCCGTCTTCTCTCCTAGGTCGAAGATTGAAAACTAGCCAACAATGGTGAAGTTCATATTATTTTCACATCAGATCCTCCATATTttgtagtttattttttttttaccccaAATTCTTTGGCATGCAAAAATATCCTCTTGATTTCATCTCAAACTTTTAATTCTACACTTTTatccacaaaaaaaatttccataTAATCTTCCGAACTATGTTTTTGATAAATACAATTCAAACACTCATCCACTAGATTAATTTATCTCATCCACTGCAATATTAACACCTGTCCACTAATTTTTTTCTCGTAACACAAACATACAACAAAAATTGTGTGGACGAGTGTTTGAATTGTATTTGGCAAAAACATGAGTGGGCAAAACTTTCATGCTGCAACTTCATCCATCTATGTAAAACCCATCCACACATGACCGTTTTATACACCACTATCTCATATAGACACCATCTCAACATCACCCGTACACACATCACCTGTCCACACATCACATGTCCATATATCCCGTCCATGCATCATCCATCCACAAAAATGTTCATTAAGGATAAAATTGTCTAGAATTTACTGCTGGCCCACAACAAAGTGTCTCACATGTAAGATGTGCCTCTGAATGTAAGAGAAAGACAAAAAGTGCCCCTCAATGTAATCAACTCATGCTTTAAACTAGTGTGAAATTAAATAACCTTGTTTCAAGTGCAGTTCTGTGGTTGTTAAAGGGCGGCTTTTCTTAGCCTTCGAAGTCATTGCAAAACAATGTCCCGATTAATTTAGATTGTTAATCCAATTTGCAAGCAAATATACTTTACAAAAAATCAGAATACAAATAAGTGCTGTACATTCAACAATGGACCACTATGAGAGCTTTAGGGCCGGCTTTGTTATATTGTATGTTTCACCTTCAACAGAGATAACAATCGACCAATATTTTGGAATCTCCTTTAACACATACAATATTCATCGTTCATTGATAGTCTATTATAGcatttttttccattttagTCTACACGAGCAACAAAATATGAACGAGTGTCCCACTTGTTTGTTCCCAAAGGAAAGACAAATCTATTACGGTATGTATTTATGTGAATGGAGAACTCACAAGAATGTCTATTTCCTGTAAATGAATAAGATTTTGCGTAGCTAGTTAAACGACAAATATAAAGCagatgataaattttttaatgaaattattttgtCAATATGAGATAGAATTGAACTGTAACATTCAAAATGTCGATTTACTAACAGCTTGCTACATTTGCATGAcactattatatttaaatatattttagaacagAACCCTTCAAACAATTTAAGACGGTCTTGGAATTATTATATGAATACTTTATGGTGTAAATTAAATCACTACTATTATGTTGATAAATAGACGGTCGAAAAGCAATCAATGTGGCCATTGTCCACACATTTTAAATTCAACAAACGGCGGCATAACCAATCTCATGTCCCTATAAATACAGTATCTTGGGGGCATTCTTACTCCATATTTCCAGCACAACTACTCATATATACAAACTCCTATAAACCTTAGTTCTatttcctaaaaaaaaaaatgaagctaTTGGCTGTCATTGTGACCAATATCATCATCTTGATAATATTTGACCAAGCACCGATCACCACTGAAGCAAGAAAGTTGAGGAAAACAATCGGCCAAGACCATTTCAAAGCTGGATCTACGGGTCAATTTGTGCGTGCTTCTCCAGGAAACAAACCTGGCATAGGACATAAAAAAGATAATGCAAATGTTGAAGGGTTTCAAGGTGACTTCAAGCCCACGGAAGGAAGAAAGTTGCAGAAAACTAACGGTAAAGATAATTTCAAACCCGGGGTTACAGACGATTTTGCACCCACTGCTCCAGGAAACAGTCCAGGGGTGGGGCATAAGAAAGCGCATGCAAATGTTAAGGGGTTTAAAGATGACTTCAAGCCCAAGGAAGGGAAAATGTTTGAGAAAATGAACGATCAATATCATTTAAAAACCGGAACTACCGACGACTTCGCACCTACTTCTCCGGGAAACAGTCCCGGTATGGGTCATAAGAAAGGAGATGACTTCAAGCCTACGACACCAGGACACAGCCCCGGAATTGGCCATGCCGTCAAGAATGATGAGCCTAAAGCTTAACTGTATCTtcattttatacattattttacgATACTATTTTAAATTTGCTAGAAGATTATTAATATTGTGATGGATTCATAATTCTAGATCATGAACAAAAATACGGTTATTAATTGtttcttaaaatctaaattatattgATATTGTATGCGTTTATAATATGTTGATATTGTAGTTTTTTACAGCGTGTTGATATTATAATTGATAATGAATATTTAGTAATTGTTATATCCGACGTAATGTTGGTATAGAATAATATTTTTGCCACCATGGTAGATATATACTTCAACGGTACGTGAAATGAAGGCCTTGACTGCTGAGATATTCGAAAACAATGAATTGTAGAAGATTAGTATTATTAGCACGTCCATCTTGTTATACACACTTAAATAGGAGTTTAAACAGGGTCAACAAAGCTATAATAAATGGATGGTCTAAAGATTTTCAAATTGGGGAAACGAACTGCTCTTTGGCATAATATAgattaaatatatttcttttgaaaatatataccattTTGGTTTAAGAAAACAACACATTCGTAGCAGAAGTGAGCATGTATCTTTAGGCCTAATCTGACTTCTAAATTTTGcagttattttgttaatttttgttgCCGTGGCCAAGAAGTTGGTGCATCATATATGATATGTACTTGTACTTGTAcatttttctgtttgatttttttatagtgCTTGTGCTGTTGTGCAGTAATCTCACGATGGGGGAGACTTAGAAAGACATCTTAAAAAGTAAAATCATAATTATAAGCCATAGTTATCGAAACTTTGTTTGAACGGGATTCAGTCGACTAAGATGAAAGAAGTCAGAAATGGGATGACTAAAGacattttatttagatttagtCTGAAGGGCTGCAAGAGTGACAGGAAAATAAAAGAGCAACAAGATCGAAGAGTAACAAGATCAGAGAGATCGCCtaaaaaccctagatctagccacTTGGTCTGTTCAATGGTCCAAAAGTCCTCTCCTTCTTGCTTCCCTTTCACCTTTTATAGGACTCCTGCCCTTGATGCCCTAATTTCGTATCTCTTTGGGCCTTGATGCGAGAGGCCGAGTATGCGGGCCTGGACAAGGTTCTCTCCAAGCCGGGTACTTCTGGTCGGCTTACCCGACCGGCTAAAAGCACTCTAAGGTCGAGCTGATACGTTTGGCCGCCGAGCCGACCAAACTGATCCAACTTGCTGGATTATGGCCTgttattcgatgggccttgtggaggggtgtaatccatctcctacaataagtCCCCCTCCAGTTCACTTGTGAGCGACATGGCGGTCTCAGTGAATTTGTGGGTCAGGTTTATTCGGATAGTCGGCTCTAATACAAGGGATAACCCTTCCCGTTTAGTCGTCGGTATGTGCTTTTAGTCGCTTGATGTTCTGTAGGTGTCTCTGGTCGCTCAGAGTAGCGCTTGCCTTGACTCACTTTTATAGTGGGATACAGTTTTACTCGGGTGATAGATCATCTTGGATAAAGCGACGGAGATCGGTTTTGCTGGTTAATTGGGGACCGGTTTAAATCAAGACCAGGAATTGATTCCGGCCTGACAACCTGATTGAAAATCGGTTCGAGCGAGAAACCAAACCGTCGCGAGTAGGTTTCTGGGCATTTAGGCGGCCTTttgaggcccatttaggcctGTTTAGACCTAATGATTGTGCCCGGAGAACGTGCCTTCGTTTTTGCGATAAATAGAtctttctcctttgctttcGTCATTCTTCTCTAAAGATTCAGGTATCCCattttctctcccttctctctacttttgctttctctctctagataggTTTTTCTTCGTATAGACTCGTTGGTATCGTTCGACGGTTATAGTCGTCCCCTGAATTAAGGAACATGCCTCCGAGAAGTCGATTGTCGCGAGAAGAGAAAGGGAAGGACATCGCAGATTCTCCGAGTCCGACCAGAGATGTGTCAGCGACCAGTAGTCCTTTGGTCACGATGCTCTTCGGGACACGAAAAACATGACTCTATGCTCTTCGGGACACGAAAAACATGACTCTATCTCAGCGTCTTTTGGTCGCTGATGCTCATAGGATGATTCGTGATGAAGACGCCGATCGTGTTGAAGTCGGGAGCAGTGATGTGAGCGGAAGTGAGGATAGAGGGAGAGATCAAGGCGATACTGCGACTGGTTCCGAACATGGCGACGCTGATGAGTCTGATCGGTCTCCGACGCCTTTGAGACAGGTTCGCAAGAGAGTTTGTTTCGACCAGATAGACTGTCGCCCAACTATTTACCATCCTGGTGGGATCTTCGAAAAGCTGGCTCCGCTGCCACCCGGACTGCTACGGGACCCGCGGGCTCAGTCGTGGGGGAATGTGTTTGGATCTTCTGCTTCTCATCATACCGTGAGGGATATGTTAAGGGCGAGCGGCGGTGCTGGCGTTACTTACATCATCCCGTCTGCCGAGCAGCATCCCGGATCGGCTCCGGTCGGTTACCAATGTGTGTATGAGTCCTATTTCGGGGATCATACGAAGCTATGGTTCCCGATTCCTCGGTTAGTGACATCCTACGCATTCCGCCAAGACATTTCCATCTCTCAACTTTTGAACGGGTCGCTGCGAATAGCCGTCATGCTAATGGTAATGGCAGCTGAGATGGACATCTCGATGAGCGTGAGGGTCTTCGAGGAGTTGACTTTCACGAAGGCGCAGCCAAACGGGATCTTCTCGGTGAAAATGCGTTTGAACTACAACGTCTTGACCGGTCATCCAAATAAGACGCACGATTGGCAACACGCGTATTTCTTTGTGAAATCTGATGAACATGCTTTCGAAGAGCCGCCGGGAGACGACTACCGCGTTCTGTGGAACCGGTAACTCGGTAGAGACTCATCTGTTGGAGTTTCGTTTTAGTCGTTAGTCCTAACTTTTCTTATCCTTGTATTTGCAGTTCGTCATCCGAATACGATCGCCTACCCCGAGAAGTTTTTCGAAAGTGCTCAACCGATCGCGGCGCATAGTCATCTTCGTTGGCCGGATCTTAGTCGGGAGTGGATACGTCGTCAGCAAGCTAGGATCGCTAGAGGTAAGCCTGCTGATTGTTTTTAGGGCCTACTCGAGTTTCCTTTTGCGATTTTTCATGTTGATTCTCTGCTTTTGCA contains these protein-coding regions:
- the BNAC01G23830D gene encoding precursor of CEP9, which translates into the protein MKLLAVIVTNIIILIIFDQAPITTEARKLRKTIGQDHFKAGSTGQFVRASPGNKPGIGHKKDNANVEGFQGDFKPTEGRKLQKTNGKDNFKPGVTDDFAPTAPGNSPGVGHKKAHANVKGFKDDFKPKEGKMFEKMNDQYHLKTGTTDDFAPTSPGNSPGMGHKKGDDFKPTTPGHSPGIGHAVKNDEPKA